Within the Butyrivibrio sp. AE3004 genome, the region ATATCGCAGTTCTTAATTTTACGCTTTCGAATCCTTTGATCCATGCATTTCTCGACGGAACTTCCGACAGTGGTATCACATGCTATCAAAATGAGATGCAGAGTCTTACCTATACAAATCTTCCCTACGGAAAGTACAAGCTTCATGTACAGGTGCTTGATAGCGGAGGAGACGGTGTAATAAGGGAAGAGATTTTTAATATAGAAAAAGAATCACAGCTTTTTGAGAGGACATATTTCAAGGTATATCTGATTTTTGTTCTCGTGATGTTTACCTTTTTCCTTGGATGGCTGCTTGGAAGACTAAGGAAAAGTCTTTCAAATATGCAGACCTGGAAAAAAGAGGCTACAACCGATCCCATGACGGGACTTTATAATAAAGCAACGTCTAAGAGGGAACTCACCCAGCTTTGCAAAACAAAGAAGGGTATCCTGATGATGATCGATCTTGACAGCTTTAAACTGGTCAATGATCTTTACGGTCACGATATGGGAGATAAGGTTCTTATCAGCTTTGCCGATATTATAAGGTCATGTATAAGAGATACGGACCTTGCGGGACGTATGGGCGGTGATGAGTTTATAGCTTTTCTTCAGGGGACGGATGATGAAAACGCCGTTGCCGAGAAAACAAGATATATTAATGAGCAGATTGTAAAAGTGGCTAAAGAGCTCATGGGAGACGACATGAACATCCCGCTTGGTGCTTCAATAGGTGCGGTTATTGCGCCTGATGAGGGCACTGATTACGAGGCACTTTTCGGGCTTGCGGATAAAGCCTTGTATAACGTAAAGCAGAACGGAAAACACGGCTATGCAATGTACAGGAAGGCTAACTCGAAGGTTAATTTCTCCGATGCAACTATGGCAACGGGACTTGCCGGAATACGCAAGATCCTGGGAGAAAGAAACATCGCCAAGGGAGCCTATACTGTTGATTTCAACAGACTTCAGGCTATTTACAGAACCTTTGTCAGGATGTCCAAAAGGACGGATGTAAGGGTTTCGATAGTCCAATTTGTAATAAACCCTGTTTCCGGAAATGAGATTTCGAAAGATATAGTAGATACATTTTTGGATATTCTTGTTAATACCCTTAGGGCAAATGATGTAGTTGCGCTTAACGGTAAAAATCAGGCGATAGTAATCCTTACGGATATTAACGATGATTCGGAGAAGGCGCCCATCGGACGTATCATGGAAAAATGGGATAACATCCCGGGGCACAATGATTACAGGGTAACTTATGAAATAGAAGCACTTTGATGAGGCGATGATTGTGAAAATGAAAAAATGGCAAACCTGCCTTTTGATAGCAGTTTGCGTTTTTATCAATCTCATAGGAAGAAGTTTTGCTGAGCATTTCCAGCTTCCGTTCTGGCTTGATTCAATAGGGACGATTATTACGGCTATTGAGCTTGGTCCTGTCGGAGGTGCTGTTTGCGGTGCTTTTTCAAATATTCTTTTGGGAATAATAACCGTAAACATCAAGACACTAGCGTATCTGATAGTGTCTGTATGTATAGGTGTTTCAGTTGGTCTTTTTTATCCAAAGGCAAGTACTCAGACAGCTTTCAAGGTGGCATCAACTGCCGTTCTTACCGGAATTGTTGCTGTTGCAGTTTCAACTCCCATGAATTTATATTTATATGGTGGAAGAACAGGAAACATCTGGGGAGATGGTCTTATAGACATGATAGCAAGGGATGTTAATGTCCCTGTCTTATGCACGTGTCTGGGAGAGGCTTTTGTGGATATTCCGGATAAGGCTCTTAGTGTGCTCTTGGCATCGGGAATGATCAAGCTTTATTACATTTTTATAGACAGGAGAAAAAAGAGTACGGCAGATAGTGCTTTGTTGTGGCTTTTGGTGCCTGTAATTGTCATGACGTCCATGACATTTTCAATTAATGCAAAAGCTATAGATATGAGCTCCGAATATGCGGCTACTACATATGATACAGACGATGGCCTTGCTACAGTGGAAATAAATGCCATTGCTCAGACGAATGACGGTTATATCTGGGCCGGCACTTATGCGGGACTATACCTGTGTGACGGTTACAGGTTTGAGGAAATTGTACTTGATGAGAGAATCAGCAGTGTAATGGTACTTTATGTTGATTCTGAAGGTATGCTTTGGATAGGAACCAATGACAGCGGTCTTGCATGCTTTAATCCTACAGACAGGACTATCAGGTTTATTACTGAGGAGGACGGACTTCCTTCAGATTCAATAAGGGCTATTTGCGAAGATACTGACGGGTATATGTATGTGGGCACGGCAACCGCCCTTTGCATGTTTGGAAAAGACGGAAAGATACAGACTTTTGATGATGATGGAATAAAAGTTGTAACGTCACTTACCTGCAATTCGAAGGATGTTGTTGCCGGCGTAACAATGGCGGGTGAACTGTTTATTATAAAAAATCATGAGTATGTGGATAAGATAGGACTTGATGATGAAAATACCAAGTTTGGAGCAGTTGCTGCAGGAGAGCGTGACGAGTTTTATGCGGGTTCAACCTCAAACTATGTAATTCAGGTTAATGTTTCAGATGATAAGATAGAGCTTGGAAAAAAATACACCATAGGACATTCTGAGTATTTTAACAAGCTATATTATTCACCGCAGAATAACGGATTTTTCTGTGGCCTTGAGAACAGCTGCGGCTTCCTTACAAAAGAAGGCAAGTTTACCGAAATGACCACCGACAGTTTTAACGGAGCGGTCAAGGATATAATGGTGGATTATCAGGGGAATGTCTGGTTTGCGTCAAACAAACAGGGTATTGTCAGATATTCCTGGAATCCGTTTACGGATATTTTTGCAAGAGCAGGTGTGAACCCGGAGGTTGTTAATTGTACGCTGATAAAGGATGGCATGCTGTATGTCGGTACAAATAATGGCCTTGTGACGATCGATCTTAAGACCTTTTATGCTGTTCCCATTGATTTTCCTGAGCTTTTTAAGGACGTGAGAATAAGATATCTCATGGAAGACTCAAAGGGGAATTTATGGGTAAGTACATACGGTAAGCATGGTCTTATCGAGATTAAAGCAGATGGCACGATAGATACTTATAATGAAAGAAATAAAAATACCAATGGCAGCAGGTTCAGGCTGACCATGGAGCTTGAGGACGGGACCATAATTGCGGCTAGCACCACCGGAATAAATTTTATTAATGGCGGAGTTGTCACAGGGACAATGGGAGAAAAAGAAGGACTGACAACTCAGGTTCTTAGTATGGTTGACATTGGTCATGGATATGTAGAGCTTGGTACTGATGGCGAGGGCATAATGATTATCAAGGATGGAGAGATCATTCATCAGTATGGCAAGGATGACGGTATGGGATCGCTGGTAATCATGAAAATAGTGCCTTGCGGAGACAACGAGTACCTTTATGTAACAAGTAACGCCCTTTACCACTATAAGGATGAGAAGGTTACAAAGCTTACAAATTTCCCCTATAACAATAATTACGATGTTTTCTTTACTGAAGACGGCTATGCCTGGATCAGCTCCAGTGCAGGTATTTTCATAGTCAAAAAGAGTGATCTTCTGGAAAACGGTGAGTATAACTATATGCTTTTAAACAAGGGGCGCGGATTGTATTCGGCGCTTACTGCCAATTCGGAAAACTCTTATTACAATGGTTCTCTTTACTTATGCTGCGCTGACGGTGTAAGGAGGATTGCCATAGCTGATGAAAATGTTGTGGATACGGATTATACAATAACGATCAGCAAGCTGACTGCAAATAACGAGATAATAGAGCCTGATGAAAACGGAAATTATGTTATTCCTGCCATTTCAGGAAGAATAACCTTTGATGTTGCTGCGCTTAATTTTACGTTGTCGGATCCGCTTCTTCATATCTTCCTTGAGGGAACAGGAGATGACGGAATTACATGCAAACAAAAAGAGATGAAATCCCTTAGTTATATTAATCTTCCTTACGGTGATTATACCCTGAGGGTTCAGGTTTATGATTCAGCGGGAAAGGACATTGTCCGTGAGGAAAAATTCCATATAACAAAGGAGTCACAGATTTTTGAGAGGACGTATTTTAAGGCATATCTGATTTTTGTTTGTACCTTATTTGTAATGTTTATCGGCTGGCTCATCGGTAACATCAGGATGGGTATTACAAATATGGAAAAATTGGAGAAGGAAGCCAGGATAGATCCTATGACCGGATTCTGGAACAAGGGATATACACAACTTGCGCTAGAGGAAATCTGTAAAGAGTCGAAGGGTATTCTCATGATGATCGACCTGGATAATTTTAAGCTGGTCAATGATGTTTTCGGGCATGAGACCGGTGATAAAGTTCTGGCAAAATTTGCAGAGCTTGTCAGGTCCTGCGTAAGGGAAGATGATTTTGTCGGAAGAATCGGCGGAGATGAGTTCGTTGCTTTTATTCAGGGAACTTCCGAAGAAGGTGCCGTGGCTGAAAAAGAGAGATTTTTAAACGAGGAAATCCTAAAGAGCGGTGAAGAAATCATGGGACAGGATATGGGTATTCCGCTTGGTGTTTCCATTGGTGCCGTAGCTACCACAGATGAGGGAGATGAATACGCAAATCTTTTCAGAAAGGCGGATAAAGCGCTGTATAGCGTTAAGCAGAATGGAAAGCACGGATACTTCATGTACAAAAACTCAAGCATCAACGCAGGAGAGGAAGTTCAGGCAGCAGGAGTTGCAGGAATAAAGATGGTGCTCGAGGAGCGCGGAATACAGAAGGGCGCCTACTTTGTGGATTTTGACAAGCTTCAGATGGCTTATAGACTGTTTTCCAGAATGGCAAAGAGAACCATAGTAAATATATGGCTTGTTCAGTTTGTGATGACAAGAGATGATGGAGAGGATGTCGATGATAAAGTAATGGAGAGGTTTGTTGAGGTTCTTACCGCAAGCCTAAGGAGCAATGATGTCATGGCGATGAACGGCAAAAACAAGGTCATACTGATCCTTACTGTTATCGATGCGGAAAACGGACATACTCCCATAGAAAGGATCATCAATCAGTGGAATAGTCTGGAGGGACACGAAGGCTACAGCCTGACATATGAAACGGAAGGGATGTAAAGTTTTTTAACAAAGTCCCGATAATTGTGCTAAAATGTTTCTTGATATTCTATAGGTTTTAAGGAGATATTTAAAATGCAGTCACGTACACATACATGTGGTGAGCTCAGAATTGAGAACGTCGGCAATAAAGTTAAGCTTGTCGGCTGGCTTGAGAATCTTCGTGAAGTCGGAGCTGAGCTTGGCTTTGTTGTTTTAAGAGATTTTTATGGAACAACTCAGATCGTCATCGAGACTGAAGAGATGATGAAGGTTGTTAAGGGAATTAATAAGGAATCAACTATTTCCGTTGAAGGTACCGTAAGGGAGAGAAGCTCAAAGAATCCCAAACTCGCTACCGGTGATATTGAGGTTGTTCCCGATAAGATTGACGTTCTTGGACGCTGCAGATACAACGAGCTTCCGTTTGAGATCAACAGAAGCCGTGAGGCGGACGAGACAGCACGTCTTAAGTATCGTTATCTTGATCTCAGAAATCCTGAGGTTAAAAAGAATATAATTCTTAGAAGCAATGTTATTGCTGCACTCAGAAAGTCAATGATAGAGCATGACTTTATGGAGATTACAACACCTATTCTTACAGTGTCATCTCCCGAGGGTGCAAGAGACTATCTTGTTCCTGCGAGAAAGCATCCCGGAAAGTTTTATGCACTTCCCCAGGCTCCTCAGCAGTTCAAGCAGCTTCTTATGACATCCGGAATCGATCGTTATTTCCAGATTGCTCCTTGCTTCCGTGATGAGGATGCAAGAGGCGACAGAAGCCCGGGTGAATTCTATCAGCTTGATATGGAGATGGCATTTGCATCACAGGAAGATGTTTTTGAAATCTGTGAGGATGTTCTTCCTCCTATCTTTGCAAAGTACGGTACTTATGACAGAGCTTCAGGTGCTCCTTTTGCACGTATTCCTTATCGTGAAGCTATGGAGAAGTACGGCACAGATAAGCCTGACCTTCGAATTGATCTGACGGTTCAGGATGCTACAGAGGTTCTTAAGGATTGCGGTTTTGGTCCTTTTGCAAGTGTTGTTTCTGAGGAAGCAGCTGCAGCAAGTGCTGAGAAGGCAAAAGAGACAGGTGATGATTCCGCTGTACTTAAGGCAGGCGATGCGACAGATGTAAGAATCAAGGCTGTAGTCATCTCTGACTTTAAGGAAAGCCGTAAGTTTATAGATAAGACAATTTCCGACGTTGAAGTTCAGGCAGGTGCTAAGCCTTACTGGTTCAGACTTGATGAGAACTGCGAAATTGTCGGCGGTATTGCAAAGTTTGTTCAGGAAAAGAAGGATGCTGTTATCGAAGCACTCGGACTTAAGAGCGGTGACCTTGTTGTTCTCGGTTCAGGGAAGCTCGGACAGGCTCAGAAGACAGCCGGTGTTGTTGTTAAGACATTCGGTGCTGCCGTTCCCGGACACATGGATAAAGAGCAGTATGCTTTCTGCTGGATTGTTGATTTCCCGATGTATGAGATTGGTGAGGAGTCTGGCGAGCTTGAATTCTGCCACAATCCTTTCTCAATGCCCAGCGGCGGAATGGAGACACTCCTTAAGGCAGAACGAGGAGAGATTGATTCTCTTGATATTATGGCTGATCAGTATGACCTTGTATGTAACGGCGTTGAGCTTTCATCAGGTGCCGTTCGTAACCATGATCCGGAGATCATGATCAAGGCATTCGAGATGGTTCGTCTCGGTGAAGAGGATGTTAAGGCTAAGTTCCCTGCTATGTACAACGCATTCTGCTATGGCGCACCGCCGCACGCAGGAATCGCTCCCGGTGTTGATCGTATGATCATGCTCCTTTCAGGTGAGAGCACAATCAGAGAGATTATTCCGTTCCCTATGAACAAGAATGCTCAGGATATAATGATGGGTGCTCCCGGGGAAGTTACAGACAAACAGCTTGAAGAGCTTCACATCAAGACTGTAGTGGAAGAATAAAAATTCCGGATTTAATCAAAGAAATATAGTTGAAAAACTATATGAGAAAAATATAAAGACTGCCACACTTATTTTGATTTTGATATCATTTTTAGTGTGGCAGTCTTTTTATGTTTGCCGGTGTATTTTTTGCTGTGGCAGTCTTTTTAGATGATAACGATCAATATACCATTATCTTATAAAATGAAATTACACCAATTTCTATGGTTACTTGGTAGCGCTGCTTTTAAATATATTTCTTTGACATCAATGCTCGGAAATTCCTGCTGCGAGGGTGCCTTTAGCCAAAATTGCAAGATGACTTGTGGCTCGGGACATTGCGGTATACAGGCAGTGTCTCCCCAGGGTATCATCAGGATAGCTTTCAGGATCTGCATCTGCAAGTATACAATTGTCAAATTCAAGGCCCTTTGCAAGCTTTAATTCGATAAGGAATGCTCCGCTTTTTGGAAGTGCGTCGTGTCCTGATACGATTTGAGGTGCATCATCTCCAAGTGAGGTAATGATGTACTCAAGGTTATGCTGATTTCTGCAGATTACTGCAGTCAGGCCTTCACGCTTTGCGGACTCTTCAATCTGTTTCTTTAATTCTTCGATATATTCGGTATCTGAAGTGCATGCTTTTACAGATACCTTTTCCCCCGGACGTTTTACTGAGGAAATCATCAGCTTTTGCTTTTCCGGAAGAAGGGATGCAAATATATCGGTAATCTCAGGTGAGCTTCTGTAGCTTGTCATGAGGGGAAGGGTGACGAACTTCTTGTTGTCTTCTTTTGCCAGTTCTTCAATTTCGCTAAAGCTTATGGTTCCTTCACGGATAGCCTGGAATTCATCTCCAAGCAGCATGAATCTGGCATTCGGGAAGTACTTTCTAAATATCATAAGCTGAGCCTTGGTGTAATCCTGCACTTCATCTATCATGACATAGCGCATATTGCGGTCACATTCACCTGTAAGTTCCATTTTTGTATAAAGCCATTCTGCAGCGGTTATGCGTTTTTTACCAAGTATACGTTTTGCTATGCGCATTACATTCACAAAACCGCAGTGTCTGATATTGCTCAGTGCGCCGCCAAAATCATTTTCGAGTCGGTTATCTTCAGCTGAATCTGAGTTTGCTACGCTACCTGAATCGGAGTCGGAATCTCTGTCGATATTGTGAAGAGCATTTTTTGCCCGGTGTTCAAGCTCGTCGGATACGGTCTGAATCAAACGTATGCCCATAGGGAATTTACTGAATTTCTTTACAACAGACAGGATGTCTTTTTTGGAGAGTACGAGATTTCCTTTTTGTGTAATATCAAGGAAATCTGATAATTCAGGTGTCAGGGTAGGCAGTGTATCCTTGATCTTTTGCAGACTGTCAGAAGCTGTGTAATCAAACTCATCGCATGAAAACGGAATGCTTACCATTTCCAAAAATTCCGGCCAGGTCAGGGTAAGAGGATTTGTCTCTCCCATGTCAGGCAGAACGTTGTCAATATAATCGCGGAATACAGGGTTAAGTGTCATCAGACAAACCTGATCCGGACGTAGTGTTTCTCTCTTCTGGTAAAACAGATAAGCTATTCTCTGCAATAATACAGAGGTTTTTCCGCTTCCTGCGATTCCGTTTACGAGAAGTACCGGAATATCGGGATAGCGGATTACTGTATTCTGTTCTTTTTGAATGGTTGCAGTTATAGCCTGCATTTTGTCTGTATGAGTGTGGGAAAGTGACTGCAAAAGCAGCGGATCCTCAATTGCTATCTGTGTATCAAAGTAAGAAATCAGCTTACTTTTTTCCAGATCGAACTGACGACGAAGCTGCAGGTCTACTGAGATTTCCCTGTCTTCTACAGTGTAATGGGTCGGCCCGAATTCCTGATTGTAATATAGCTCTGCGATAGGAGATCTCCAATCAAGAATCATCTGCTTAAACTTGTTTTCTGAAACAGCAGCACGGCCGATGTAATAACTCTCGGGTGCTTCCGATGGGTCAAACTGTACCTGGATTTTTGCAAAGTAAGGAGACTCAAGGAGCTTTTTTACAGTGCCCAGGCGGTTTCCCAGAGAACTGCTCTGTACGTTGTAGGTATCAATGTATCGATTCCATACCTCCAACTCAGCCAGCGTCTCCATGGTTGTCTCGATATCGGCGTAGTCGAAACGCATATTGTCGCGCATGTCGTTCTTATCATCAAGCGCCTTCTCATCGAGGGCAGCTATCTGATTCTCCAGATCCTCCTTCATCGCAAGGAGCTTGTTATAGGTTTCCGTTAAATGATTTTGTTCTATATCAAATATTTCTTTTTCCATAAATTTCACCTTAATGAATTTGCAGTGCCTCTTTTTAGTATAACATACACGTGACAGTGGAATGGGGATTTATATTTTTATGAGAGCTGTGGAAGTGCATAAAAAGGTATTATTTATATTCTTTTTATGCTGTTTTCATGTGCAATTAATAGTAATTGGATATCATGAAAATATGGATATTTTGACCTGTAATTAAGTGATGATTTGAGGGGTGTTTGGATGATGAAAAAACAAAACGGAATTATTAGAACTCTTATAATTGCAGCAATGTGTGTTATTTCTTTGTGCGCTTTCAGGATGGATGCTTCTGCGGAGTATGGTGTAGTGGAAGAAGATGATAAAGTCAGGGGATACGATATGGATGGATTCCCGCTTGTGTATACAGGGGATTGGCTTTTTCAAATAAAGGCAAATGAAGCTGTAATAATTGCCTATTTAGGTGATAAAGATAAAATAGAGACACCACTAAAAGTAAAGATGGCTAATGAAGAACGCTATTTTGAAGTAAAAGCAATTGGTACAGGTGCGTTCTCACAAAATAGTAATGCTAATTTTTCGAAAGCTAAGAAAAGAATGGCAAATACCATAGTGGGAAGTATGAACCATGTTTGGAAAATAAAAGAAATAAAGATTAATTCCAAAATAGATACAATCGGAGATAGCGCTTTTCTGAATAATACAGAAATCAACTATGTTAGATTTGATACTTCAGATTTACTATATTTTGGTTCATCTGCATTTTGCGGATGTACAGGAATTGTTGAATTTACAATTCCGGAATGTGTTAAAGTGTTGGGATCATCTTGCTTTAAAGGTTGTACAAATCTGCGTGGGACAATTGAGGGATCAACAGGGACAGGAACGATGATTATTCCCGCTAGAATAGAGGAAGTCCCGGATAGTTGCTTTGAGAGTTGCATAAGTTTAACAAATGTGAAACTTATGTCAGGGGTTATCAAAATTGGAGGAAGGGCCTTTTATGAGTGCGAATCGTTAGTTAACATTAATATGCCGGATAAAATAACAAGTATTGGTTCCAGTGCTTTTGAATATTGCACGGCAATTAGAGCTATACATATTCCGACTGGGATTACAACGATAAGCAGTAGAACATTTGCACATTGTAACGTGTTGGAGAATGTCGTTGTTCCCACAAATGTTACAAGTATAGGTTCATATGCATTCGCATATAGAGTGTATGGTCTGGAATATGAATTTGATTTTAATGTTCCAAATGAATTTATTAAAGTAAAACCTGTAATACTTAATGAGGGGTTAAAGAGAATAGATAGTAATGCTTTTTATGATATTCCAATTATGAGGATAGTACTGATTCCGTATTCGGTTGAAAATATTGGAACAAATGCATTTGGATATTATGAGAGTAAGGCGGGAACACGTTCTATTCCTAAGTTTAAGATTCAAGGATATTATGATACAGAAGCTGAAGAGTATGCGCAAAAGAATAATTTTGAATTTATAGGAAGTGCAAATGTTGGAGCAATTATCGAATCCAATGATGCCCAGTATGTTACTACAGAAACAAAAGGAGAAGTTACTTTATCACATATCGATCAAACATCTGCTACATCATATACTGTTCCTAAGACGATTAAAAACGGAAAGAAAACCTACACCGTGACAGCAATAGGAGACAATGCTTTCAAGGATTGCAAACTCCTTAAGACCGTAACTATCGGTGAAGAAGTAAAGA harbors:
- a CDS encoding ligand-binding sensor domain-containing diguanylate cyclase, which encodes MKKWQTCLLIAVCVFINLIGRSFAEHFQLPFWLDSIGTIITAIELGPVGGAVCGAFSNILLGIITVNIKTLAYLIVSVCIGVSVGLFYPKASTQTAFKVASTAVLTGIVAVAVSTPMNLYLYGGRTGNIWGDGLIDMIARDVNVPVLCTCLGEAFVDIPDKALSVLLASGMIKLYYIFIDRRKKSTADSALLWLLVPVIVMTSMTFSINAKAIDMSSEYAATTYDTDDGLATVEINAIAQTNDGYIWAGTYAGLYLCDGYRFEEIVLDERISSVMVLYVDSEGMLWIGTNDSGLACFNPTDRTIRFITEEDGLPSDSIRAICEDTDGYMYVGTATALCMFGKDGKIQTFDDDGIKVVTSLTCNSKDVVAGVTMAGELFIIKNHEYVDKIGLDDENTKFGAVAAGERDEFYAGSTSNYVIQVNVSDDKIELGKKYTIGHSEYFNKLYYSPQNNGFFCGLENSCGFLTKEGKFTEMTTDSFNGAVKDIMVDYQGNVWFASNKQGIVRYSWNPFTDIFARAGVNPEVVNCTLIKDGMLYVGTNNGLVTIDLKTFYAVPIDFPELFKDVRIRYLMEDSKGNLWVSTYGKHGLIEIKADGTIDTYNERNKNTNGSRFRLTMELEDGTIIAASTTGINFINGGVVTGTMGEKEGLTTQVLSMVDIGHGYVELGTDGEGIMIIKDGEIIHQYGKDDGMGSLVIMKIVPCGDNEYLYVTSNALYHYKDEKVTKLTNFPYNNNYDVFFTEDGYAWISSSAGIFIVKKSDLLENGEYNYMLLNKGRGLYSALTANSENSYYNGSLYLCCADGVRRIAIADENVVDTDYTITISKLTANNEIIEPDENGNYVIPAISGRITFDVAALNFTLSDPLLHIFLEGTGDDGITCKQKEMKSLSYINLPYGDYTLRVQVYDSAGKDIVREEKFHITKESQIFERTYFKAYLIFVCTLFVMFIGWLIGNIRMGITNMEKLEKEARIDPMTGFWNKGYTQLALEEICKESKGILMMIDLDNFKLVNDVFGHETGDKVLAKFAELVRSCVREDDFVGRIGGDEFVAFIQGTSEEGAVAEKERFLNEEILKSGEEIMGQDMGIPLGVSIGAVATTDEGDEYANLFRKADKALYSVKQNGKHGYFMYKNSSINAGEEVQAAGVAGIKMVLEERGIQKGAYFVDFDKLQMAYRLFSRMAKRTIVNIWLVQFVMTRDDGEDVDDKVMERFVEVLTASLRSNDVMAMNGKNKVILILTVIDAENGHTPIERIINQWNSLEGHEGYSLTYETEGM
- a CDS encoding leucine-rich repeat domain-containing protein, whose product is MMKKQNGIIRTLIIAAMCVISLCAFRMDASAEYGVVEEDDKVRGYDMDGFPLVYTGDWLFQIKANEAVIIAYLGDKDKIETPLKVKMANEERYFEVKAIGTGAFSQNSNANFSKAKKRMANTIVGSMNHVWKIKEIKINSKIDTIGDSAFLNNTEINYVRFDTSDLLYFGSSAFCGCTGIVEFTIPECVKVLGSSCFKGCTNLRGTIEGSTGTGTMIIPARIEEVPDSCFESCISLTNVKLMSGVIKIGGRAFYECESLVNINMPDKITSIGSSAFEYCTAIRAIHIPTGITTISSRTFAHCNVLENVVVPTNVTSIGSYAFAYRVYGLEYEFDFNVPNEFIKVKPVILNEGLKRIDSNAFYDIPIMRIVLIPYSVENIGTNAFGYYESKAGTRSIPKFKIQGYYDTEAEEYAQKNNFEFIGSANVGAIIESNDAQYVTTETKGEVTLSHIDQTSATSYTVPKTIKNGKKTYTVTAIGDNAFKDCKLLKTVTIGEEVKTIGKGAFKGCRALESVTTGDKVTTIGDEAFYGCKLLKEVTLEKGVTTIGKKAFFNCKKLEKVTILSKKLKKIGSKAFKGIYKKADFKVPGKKLKTYKKKIKKAGAPKSVSYGKVTKTK
- a CDS encoding HelD family protein, whose protein sequence is MEKEIFDIEQNHLTETYNKLLAMKEDLENQIAALDEKALDDKNDMRDNMRFDYADIETTMETLAELEVWNRYIDTYNVQSSSLGNRLGTVKKLLESPYFAKIQVQFDPSEAPESYYIGRAAVSENKFKQMILDWRSPIAELYYNQEFGPTHYTVEDREISVDLQLRRQFDLEKSKLISYFDTQIAIEDPLLLQSLSHTHTDKMQAITATIQKEQNTVIRYPDIPVLLVNGIAGSGKTSVLLQRIAYLFYQKRETLRPDQVCLMTLNPVFRDYIDNVLPDMGETNPLTLTWPEFLEMVSIPFSCDEFDYTASDSLQKIKDTLPTLTPELSDFLDITQKGNLVLSKKDILSVVKKFSKFPMGIRLIQTVSDELEHRAKNALHNIDRDSDSDSGSVANSDSAEDNRLENDFGGALSNIRHCGFVNVMRIAKRILGKKRITAAEWLYTKMELTGECDRNMRYVMIDEVQDYTKAQLMIFRKYFPNARFMLLGDEFQAIREGTISFSEIEELAKEDNKKFVTLPLMTSYRSSPEITDIFASLLPEKQKLMISSVKRPGEKVSVKACTSDTEYIEELKKQIEESAKREGLTAVICRNQHNLEYIITSLGDDAPQIVSGHDALPKSGAFLIELKLAKGLEFDNCILADADPESYPDDTLGRHCLYTAMSRATSHLAILAKGTLAAGISEH
- the aspS gene encoding aspartate--tRNA ligase, producing MQSRTHTCGELRIENVGNKVKLVGWLENLREVGAELGFVVLRDFYGTTQIVIETEEMMKVVKGINKESTISVEGTVRERSSKNPKLATGDIEVVPDKIDVLGRCRYNELPFEINRSREADETARLKYRYLDLRNPEVKKNIILRSNVIAALRKSMIEHDFMEITTPILTVSSPEGARDYLVPARKHPGKFYALPQAPQQFKQLLMTSGIDRYFQIAPCFRDEDARGDRSPGEFYQLDMEMAFASQEDVFEICEDVLPPIFAKYGTYDRASGAPFARIPYREAMEKYGTDKPDLRIDLTVQDATEVLKDCGFGPFASVVSEEAAAASAEKAKETGDDSAVLKAGDATDVRIKAVVISDFKESRKFIDKTISDVEVQAGAKPYWFRLDENCEIVGGIAKFVQEKKDAVIEALGLKSGDLVVLGSGKLGQAQKTAGVVVKTFGAAVPGHMDKEQYAFCWIVDFPMYEIGEESGELEFCHNPFSMPSGGMETLLKAERGEIDSLDIMADQYDLVCNGVELSSGAVRNHDPEIMIKAFEMVRLGEEDVKAKFPAMYNAFCYGAPPHAGIAPGVDRMIMLLSGESTIREIIPFPMNKNAQDIMMGAPGEVTDKQLEELHIKTVVEE